One genomic window of Nerophis lumbriciformis linkage group LG29, RoL_Nlum_v2.1, whole genome shotgun sequence includes the following:
- the cttnbp2 gene encoding cortactin-binding protein 2 isoform X1, which yields MASEGASGQQPPPVQALTTVDTKCDFNMDNLSKPELLTLLSIMEGELEARDLVIEALRAQRKEVFLQERYSHYSLTDPFLALQRDFDSGVPRGDKERRALGSSPMSVLEAVMAHCRKMQERMSAQLAAAESRQKRLEMEKLQLQSLEQEHRKLTAQLKDEREKNKHIVMMLVRECKQLATRVVEESQRFDELQARLDEESRSSGRLQEELCAERQRGQQMEAKMEKQLSELDTEREQLRARLGREEAESQNLRQQVDQLRTEQRDAKGGQDAADTSTPPTPTASVCVATEPVCCRTASCQTDQPLPEVEAPKKTPLTIPVKPAPGPYAGLSLPKTSGRGVIHSSSGGLAQTENGSEAQASPHSVPSGVSPRVQAARYKFQEQDQNGTASQSPPARDLSPTNRDNFAAKQQARHTVTQVLSRFTSPPAGGGGPLRPGLSHSASEGGPFPSRLSHPIGLKSPTVARIDRGNPPPIPPKKPGLSQTPSPPHPSIKGLGDSGRSHGVGLKPATPQLPPKPALDLVPALTASQVGVCPLSNSPGPGQPASSECVPVINPATAVSSPSSIIPPPISLSISAPSTCSSRTSTGSPLATASGWCPSIVPPLGGGGPAALDGGRPLLLLQAASQGNVTLLSMLLNRPPPTTTADPRRATAMDNQPPHDHQDHLTSALFAAAQNGHADCVTLLLSSGSPADVSDQNGFTPLHFAAAHAHSGCLEALLAAGASVGAEASGGQTALFLASEAGSVDCVRLLLDTGADRSTTVADQCTCLHAAVRSGHLDTLRLLLCHPDGACPLLASLLNRANADGWTAAHTAAALGLKDCLGVLLSHSALDIERRDKCRRTIHDVATDDCKDLIENLNQYQVLVRLRYSDGGGAYGVHFPEGDAGEKHLALGRVSVERSMRWSQLGAAIGHAFNAHLHMVCGEDAQRPPLGLSPASIHSVLIGGTEWRLGQDLPVPPWDLVRKPLSQVITVRLKGLSQSCVDELAVESLFPLPVLLNYVRLVEQYGSLVFHGAEGSCQDYIASLLARYIKCKQEAGGQVCEVVQVQVESSLSQEQLLQTLVSCGFLAPASHHGRCVVLLLQGLEKAVSLSGLLGDLCHSLDNRSSAAPLILPAGPHYFCERSFLIATLSKPRLQGSELRLQQHFRWVTLRWDQEPLAGLLGRHLRRKLLQKTGSGTWSPDGAMERSLVWVSQVWRQLNACLSRLGTHEALLGPQHFLSCPVAAADDSRAVVRWLTGLWKDVVVPRVEEAIIARVTAKSSSPSSPSQRLSPSNSGLSAGQQAVIKAALSILANKAVLLGCPLPRHEVAFGGGAFPLSAVGSLKGSGGGRKCRDGAKLRRSNTSPRKKGSPASSWGSFREGSVSTTDVSCLANGKVHRESSSGLSLFCDDDTDLIRELQSMCSSRSEPDIRQISASKDHVIVFTRDPAVAPPPMPDQEVAPGQPAQSTAAQTSERRSAPRAKSQLPVPSRGPQPRAPTVSNNNNNNKKGGSSSKQTPSSSCRSGSKAKVAPNSSNQSHEDIWVPHDNK from the exons CTGGAGATGGAGAAGCTGCAGCTGCAGAGCCTGGAGCAGGAGCACCGCAAGCTGACGGCGCAGCTGAAGGACGAGCGCGAGAAGAACAAGCACATCGTCATGATGCTAGTGCGCGAGTGCAAGCAGCTGGCCACGCGCGTGGTGGAGGAGTCGCAGCGCTTCGACGAGCTCCAGGCCCGACTGGACGAGGAGAGCCGCTCGTCCGGCCGCCTGCAGGAAGAGCTGTGCGCCGAACGCCAGCGCGGCCAACAGATGGAGGCTAAGATGGAGAAGCAGCTGTCGGAGCTGGACACGGAGCGGGAGCAGCTGCGGGCCAGGCTGGGTCGCGAGGAGGCCGAGAGTCAGAATCTACGGCAGCAGGTGGATCAGCTTAGAACTGAACAGAGAGACGCAAAGGGCGGCCAAGATGCCGCCGACACCTCCACGCCACCTACACCCACAGCTTCCGTGTGCGTGGCCACAGAACCCGTCTGCTGTCGAACGGCTTCCTGCCAAACGGACCAGCCCCTCCCTGAGGTGGAGGCTCCGAAGAAGACTCCTCTCACCATACCCGTCAAACCGGCCCCAGGCCCGTACGCAGGCCTCAGCCTGCCAAAGACATCCGGCAGGGGAGTCATCCACAGTAGCTCGGGAGGACTGGCACAGACCGAGAACGGCTCGGAGGCCCAGGCCAGCCCCCACAGCGTACCCAGTGGGGTCAGCCCGCGAGTCCAAGCGGCTCGCTACAAGTTCCAGGAACAGGACCAAAACGGCACGGCCTCCCAGAGTCCTCCGGCCCGCGACCTCTCCCCGACCAACCGTGACAACTTTGCTGCCAAGCAACAAGCGCGCCACACAGTCACCCAGGTCCTGTCTCGCTTCACCAGCCCCCCTGCGGGCGGGGGTGGACCGCTAAGGCCCGGCCTGTCTCACTCTGCCTCAGAGGGCGGGCCCTTCCCCAGCCGCCTAAGCCATCCCATTGGCCTTAAGTCGCCTACAGTGGCCAGGATTGACAGGGGCAACCCTCCCCCAATCCCTCCCAAAAAACCAGGGCTCTCCCAGACCCCATCTCCTCCTCATCCGTCCATTAAGGGGCTGGGGGACAGCGGCCGCTCTCATGGGGTGGGGCTAAAACCAGCCACACCCCAGCTGCCGCCCAAACCTGCCCTGGACCTGGTACCAGCCCTGACCGCCTCTCAGGTGGGTGTATGCCCGCTCTCTAACTCCCCGGGGCCTGGGCAACCGGCGTCATCAGAATGTGTCCCTGTCATCAACCCTGCCACTGCTGTTAGTAGCCCCTCCTCCATTATCCCTCCTCCCATCTCCCTCTCCATTAGTGCTCCATCCACCTGTAGCTCCCGTACCTCCACAGGCAGCCCCCTGGCAACAGCATCAG GCTGGTGTCCCTCCATAGTCCCCCCCCTTGGCGGCGGTGGGCCCGCTGCCCTGGACGGCGGGCGCCCCCTGCTCCTCCTCCAAGCTGCTTCCCAGGGAAACGTCACTTTATTGTCAATGCTGCTTAACCGACCCCCCCCGACCACAACCGCCGACCCCCGACGCGCCACCGCCATGGACAACCAGCCCCCTCATGACCACCAAGACCACCTCACTTCTGCCTTGTTTGCTGCTGCTCAAAACGGACACGCAG ACTGCGTGACGCTGCTGCTGTCTTCCGGTTCGCCCGCTGACGTGTCCGACCAAAACGGATTTACACCTTTGCACTTTGCCGCCGCCCACGCCCACAGCGG CTGCCTGGAGGCTCTGCTGGCTGCCGGAGCCTCTGTGGGCGCGGAGGCGAGCGGCGGCCAGACCGCCCTCTTCTTGGCCAGCGAGGCAGGCAGCGTCGACTGCGTCCGATTGCTGCTGGACACTGGCGCTGACCGCTCCACAACTGTGGCA GACCAGTGCACGTGTCTGCACGCCGCAGTGCGCTCGGGCCACCTGGACACGCTGCGTCTGCTCCTGTGTCACCCCGATGGCGCCTGCCCGCTGCTCGCCTCTCTCCTGAACCGGGCCAACGCCGACGGATGGACGGCCGCGCACACGGCCGCCGCTCTCGGCCTGAAG GACTGTCTAGGGGTGCTCTTGAGCCACAGCGCGTTGGACATCGAGAGGCGAGATAAATGTCGCCGCACCATTCACGACGTCGCCACTGACGACTGCAAAGATCTCATCGAAAACCTCA ACCAGTACCAGGTGCTTGTACGCCTCAGGTATTCTGATGGGGGCGGAGCCTATGGTGTCCACTTCCCTGAGGGAGACGCTGGGGAGAAGCACTTGGCGCTGGGCAGAGTGTCAGTGGAACGCTCCATGCGCTGGTCCCAGCTGGGCGCTGCCATAGGCCACGCCTTCAACGCCCACCTCCACATGGTGTGTGGGGAGGATGCACAGCGCCCCCCACTGGGCCTCAGCCCCGCCAGCATCCACTCGGTCCTTATTG GAGGAACGGAGTGGCGGCTCGGTCAGGATCTTCCCGTCCCGCCCTGGGATCTGGTCCGAAAACCCCTCAGCCAGGTCATCACCGTGCGACTAAAAG gtTTGTCCCAGTCGTGTGTGGATGAGTTGGCTGTGGAGTCTCTCTTCCCTCTGCCGGTGCTGCTCAACTACGTGCGCTTG GTGGAACAGTACGGGAGTCTGGTCTTCCACGGGGCCGAGGGCAGCTGTCAGGACTACATCGCCTCCCTGCTGGCTCGCTACATCAAG TGCAAGCAGGAGGCGGGGGGGCAGGTGTGTGAGGTGGTGCAGGTGCAGGTGGAGTCCAGCCTGAGTCAGGAGCAGCTGCTGCAGACCTTGGTGTCGTGTG GCTTCCTGGCGCCCGCCTCCCATCATGGCCGCTGTGTGGTGCTGCTGCTGCAGGGACTGGAAAAGGCTGTGTCGCTGTCAGGCCTGCTGGGGGACCTGTGCCACAGCTTGGACAACAGGAGCTCGGCCGCCCCGCTCATCCTCCCTGCAG GTCCACATTACTTCTGCGAGCGCAGTTTCCTGATAGCCACCTTGTCCAAGCCCCGCCTCCAGGGCTCGGAGCTCCGCCTCCAGCAGCACTTCCGCTGGGTGACCCTACGCTGGGACCAGGAGCCCCTGGCCGGCCTGCTGGGGCGACACCTGCGCAGGAAGCTGCTGCAGAAG ACAGGAAGTGGCACCTGGTCACCTGACGGCGCCATGGAGCGCTCGCTGGTGTGGGTCAGTCAGGTGTGGCGGCAGCTCAACGCTTGTCTGTCCCGCCTGGGAACCCACGAAGCCTTGCTGGGGCCGCAGCACTTCCTGTCCTGCCCCGTCGCCGCCGCCGACGACTCGCGGGCCGTGGTCAG GTGGTTAACTGGGCTGTGGAAGGACGTGGTGGTGCCGCGCGTGGAGGAGGCCATCATCGCCCGGGTAACCGCTAagagctcctccccctcctcGCCATCGCAGAGGCTGTCGCCTAGCAACAGCGGGCTGAGTGCCGGTCAGCAGGCGGTGATAAAGGCCGCCCTCAGCATCCTGGCCAACAAGGCCGTCCTCCTGGGCTGCCCGCTGCCTCGTCACG AAGTTGCCTTCGGGGGCGGAGCCTTCCCTCTGTCCGCCGTCGGCTCCTTGAAAGGAAGCGGCGGTGGCAGGAAGTGTCGCGACGGCGCCAAATTGAGGCGATCCAACACCAGCCCTCGCAAGAAGGGAAGTCCCGCCTCCAGCTGGGGCTCCTTTCGGGAAG GCTCAGTGTCCACCACTGATGTCAGCTGCCTTGCTAACGGCAAAGTACACAG GGAGTCTTCATCGGGTTTGTCCTTGTTCTGTGACGACGACACCGACCTGATCCGAGAGCTGCAGTCCATGTGTTCCAGCAGGTCAGAACCGGACATCAGACAG ATCTCGGCGTCCAAAGACCACGTCATCGTGTTCACCAGAGATCCTGCTGTAGCTCCGCCCCCAATGCCAGACCAGGAAGTAGCTCCCGGCCAACCAGCTCAGTCG ACAGCCGCGCAGACCAGCGAGCGCCGGTCGGCCCCTCGGGCTAAATCCCAGCTCCCCGTCCCCAGCAGGGGTCCGCAGCCTCGGGCCCCCACGGtcagtaacaacaacaacaacaacaagaagggcGGCAGCAGCAGCAAGCAAACGCCTTCCAGCTCCTGCAGAAGCGGCAGCAAAGCAAAGGTGGCGCCAAACAGCAGCAACCAATCACACGAGGACATCTGGGTCCCGCATGACAACAAGTAA